Genomic DNA from Roseburia intestinalis L1-82:
GCAAACCAGAACCATTTTGTATTGTTCATCTCTCTCTTGATAGCTCCCATTGCAGCGAAGCAAGGTGCGCATAAGAGGTTGAATACCAGATAGCCGTATGCAGCTACCGGAGTCATAACAGCGGCAAGATTGCCCCAGAATTCAGTACCATCTTCTGCAACTTCTGCGAAACCAAATAACATACCGAATGTTGCTACGACGTTCTCTTTTGCGATCAGACCGCTGATTGCTGCAACTGCCATCTTCCAGCCGTTACCACTCTGTGTCCATCCAAGCGGAGTAAAGATCCAGCCGATTGCAGAACCGATCTTTGCAAGGATACATTCTGCCTGGGCAGCCTCAAGAGCAGCACCCTCAAGTCCATCGAAACTTAACATACCAAAGCCTGCATCTGTCCATCCGAAGTTCATCAAGAACCATAAGATGATGGTTGATAACGTGATGATCGTACCAGCTTTTTTGATGAAAGACCAGCCACGCTCCCACATACTTCTTAATACGTTGCCAACTGTCGGCCAGTGATATGCCGGAAGCTCCATAACGAATGGTGCCGGATCGCCAGCGAACATTTTTGTTTTCTTTAAAATAATACCGGAGCATACGATTGCTGCCACACCTACGAAGTATGCGCTCCATGCAACCCATCCTGCATTGTCGAAGAAAGCACCTGCGATCAAAGCGATAATTGGGAGTTTTGCTCCGCAAGGAATAAAGGTTGTTGTCATGATCGTCATTTTACGGTCACGGTCGCTCTCAATTGTTCTTGATGCCATAACACCAGGAACACCACATCCACTACCGATCAGCATCGGAATGAATGATTTTCCTGAAAGTCCGAATTTGCGAAATACACGATCCATGATGAATGCGACACGTGCCATGTAACCACAGGACTCTAAGAATGCAAGGAACAGGAACAGTACTAACATCTGCGGTACGAAACCAAGTACTGCACCTACACCGGAGATCACACCATCTACGATCAGACCTGTCAGCCAGTCAGCACATCCGATGTTTTCAAATAAACTCTGTGCACCAGGGATGATCCATTCACCAAACAGCGTATCATTTGTCCAGTCTGTTAAGATAGAACCAATCGTTGTTACAGATACATAATATACCAAAAACATTACAACTGCAAAGATCGGAATTGCAAGCCAGCGGTTTGTCACGATACGGTCGATCTTATCGGAAGTTGTAAGTTTCTCTTTGCTGCTCTTTGAAACACATTCGCCAATGATGGATGAAATGTATACATAACGCTCGTTTGTAATAATACTCTCAGTATCATCATCAAACTTATCTTCCATTTCCTTGATCTCATATGATACATCCGGAACAGATTTCATCTGCTCTTTGATCTTGTCATCTTTCTCTAATAACTTGATCGCAAAGAAACGTTTCTGATCCTCTGAAACAATACCGCTCAGTTTGTTCTCAACCTCTGTGATCACATCTTCTGCATCTTTAGAGAACTCATGTACCGGAACCATGTTCTTCTTCTGCTGTGCAAGTGCAACTGCCTTCTCAGCTGCTTTCTGGATACCGGTTCCCTTTAATGCAGAAATCTCAACGACTTCACACCCAAGCTTTTTGCTTAATTTGTCAATATGTATCTTATCACCGTTCTTCTCAACAAGATCCATCATGTTGATTGCCATAATAACCGGAATGCCAAGTTCCATCAACTGTGTGGACAGGTAAAGGTTACGCTCAATGTTTGTACCATCTACGATATTTAAGATAGCGTCCGGTCTGTCTCCGATTAAGTAATTACGGGCTACGACCTCCTCAAGCGTATATGGGGATAAGGAATAAATACCCGGTAAGTCCATGATGACAACATCCTTATGTCCCTTTAATTTACCTTCTTTTTTTTCTACTGTTACTCCAGGCCAGTTACCTACGAATTGGTTAGAGCCAGTCAAAGCATTAAATAAAGTTGTTTTTCCGCAGTTTGGGTTACCTGCGAGTGCAATTTTTACTGCCATAACTTTTCTCCTTTTATTTTTAGTTTGCTGCAACTTGCTTTTGTTTGCTGCTGCTTGCTTTCGTTTGCTATAGCTTGCTTTAGTTTGTCTTTTCTGTCTTTTGTTAGCATTTGCTAACGCCAGGGCAAAAAAATTACTCTACCTCGATCATCTCAGCATCTGCTTTTCTTAAGGATAATTCATATCC
This window encodes:
- the feoB gene encoding ferrous iron transport protein B; the encoded protein is MAVKIALAGNPNCGKTTLFNALTGSNQFVGNWPGVTVEKKEGKLKGHKDVVIMDLPGIYSLSPYTLEEVVARNYLIGDRPDAILNIVDGTNIERNLYLSTQLMELGIPVIMAINMMDLVEKNGDKIHIDKLSKKLGCEVVEISALKGTGIQKAAEKAVALAQQKKNMVPVHEFSKDAEDVITEVENKLSGIVSEDQKRFFAIKLLEKDDKIKEQMKSVPDVSYEIKEMEDKFDDDTESIITNERYVYISSIIGECVSKSSKEKLTTSDKIDRIVTNRWLAIPIFAVVMFLVYYVSVTTIGSILTDWTNDTLFGEWIIPGAQSLFENIGCADWLTGLIVDGVISGVGAVLGFVPQMLVLFLFLAFLESCGYMARVAFIMDRVFRKFGLSGKSFIPMLIGSGCGVPGVMASRTIESDRDRKMTIMTTTFIPCGAKLPIIALIAGAFFDNAGWVAWSAYFVGVAAIVCSGIILKKTKMFAGDPAPFVMELPAYHWPTVGNVLRSMWERGWSFIKKAGTIITLSTIILWFLMNFGWTDAGFGMLSFDGLEGAALEAAQAECILAKIGSAIGWIFTPLGWTQSGNGWKMAVAAISGLIAKENVVATFGMLFGFAEVAEDGTEFWGNLAAVMTPVAAYGYLVFNLLCAPCFAAMGAIKREMNNTKWFWFAIGYQCGLAYVVSLCIYQIGTLITTGTFGIGTVVAFVLVIGLLYLLFRPYKESDTLKVNVKGMAGAR